GCCCAGGTTGACAGGGCTCTAGGGAAGCGGTATGAGTAAGAGAGGTGATACTCGCCCTGCTTTAGAGGAGAAGGCCGATGAGGATTACGGCAAAGGGGCAAGTCACCATTCCCATCCACATCCGCGAGAGAACGGGGCTTCTCCCGGATACCGAAGTCGAGTTCGTCCTGTCGGGCCAACGGGTGTACCTGCGAAAGGCTGCCTCGCGGCGCCGCGGGCGTCGGGTGGTCGAGACCCTGCGCAGCCGTGGCACGGTGCGGATGACGACCGA
This window of the Planctomycetota bacterium genome carries:
- a CDS encoding AbrB/MazE/SpoVT family DNA-binding domain-containing protein — translated: MRITAKGQVTIPIHIRERTGLLPDTEVEFVLSGQRVYLRKAASRRRGRRVVETLRSRGTVRMTTDEIMTLTRGEE